GACGGCCCGGCGCGCGCCCGGCAGGCCCGGCGCGCGGGCGCCGCCGGCATCGCGTGCATCCGCGCGGTCATGGCCGCGGCCGACCCGGGCGCGGCGGCGCGCGCGCTCTACGAGGCGCTGGTATGACCCGCGGCCGGCGGCGCGGCTGGATCGCGGCGGCCGCGGTCGTGGCCGCCGCGGCGATCGCCTTCGCATCGCTCGCCGGGCTCGCGCGCGTCGCGGGCGACGACATGCTGCCCGGTCTCGGGGACGGCGCCGGTGTCGTGTTCCTGCGCCGGGCGACGATACGCCGCGGCGATCTGATCTTGTTTCGCCACGGCGGAGGCGTCGTCCTCCGCCGGGTCATCGGCCTGCCGGGCGAACACCTCACATTCGACGGCATGGTCCCCACGGTCGACGGCGTCCGGGCAGAGC
The Deltaproteobacteria bacterium DNA segment above includes these coding regions:
- the lepB gene encoding signal peptidase I: MTRGRRRGWIAAAAVVAAAAIAFASLAGLARVAGDDMLPGLGDGAGVVFLRRATIRRGDLILFRHGGGVVLRRVIGLPGEHLTFDGMVPTVDGVRAEHEPIARVTLYGRDMQVVRERIAGAVHDVIDDPKRRLTGVPDADTGTGYYVMADLREYAPDSRNYGVIPPDAVVGVVWFVWSRGDRPPIAPITRPP